From Pyxicephalus adspersus chromosome 7, UCB_Pads_2.0, whole genome shotgun sequence, a single genomic window includes:
- the LOC140334858 gene encoding microfibril-associated glycoprotein 4-like, whose product MKIFVVFFLWHIHHVSGNPAPTWPAYQYKQEADWFPLDCQEIWEHGQHDDGVYVIYPQGAMRPLPVYCDMTTDQKVWTVFQNRQDSSVDFGQPWKVYVDGFGNANGEYWLGLHNIYLLTMHREYELRVELENSMGNKTLAQYTNFSLSRNALNPENDGYRLYVGSFIGGEAGDSLTPHVGHMFSTVDKDQDGDHQNCADYWGGGFWYCSPGCGKAGINGRYTATKQPQMAFSWLTWEDYPETLRASQMKMWRVLK is encoded by the exons ATGAAG ATCTTTGTGGTTTTCTTCTTGTGGCACATTCACCACGTCAGCGGGAACCCTGCCCCCACATGGCCAG CCTATCAGTATAAACAGGAGGCAGATTGGTTCCCTCTGGACTGTCAGGAGATCTGGGAACATGGTCAACACGATGATGGTGTTTACGTAATTTACCCCCAAGGAGCGATGCGCCCCCTGCCTGTCTACTGTGACATGACCACTGATCAGAAGGTCTGGACG GTGTTCCAGAACCGTCAGGATAGCTCAGTGGACTTCGGGCAGCCATGGAAGGTTTATGTGGATGGATTCGGGAACGCCAATGGAGAGTATTGGTTGG GGCTACACAACATTTACCTGCTGACAATGCACAGGGAATATGAACTGAGGGTGGAGCTGGAGAACTCAATGGGGAACAAAACCTTAGCCCAGTACACCAACTTCAGCCTTTCCCGCAACGCCTTGAACCCTGAGAATGATGGATACAGACTGTACGTTGGGTCGTTCATTGGTGGTGAAGCAG GCGATTCCCTGACTCCCCATGTCGGTCATATGTTCTCTACTGTTGACAAAGACCAAGATGGGGACCATCAGAACTGCGCAGACTACTGGGGCGGTGGCTTCTGGTACTGCTCGCCGGGCTGCGGCAAGGCCGGGATCAATGGGCGCTACACTGCAACAAAACAGCCCCAGATGGCTTTTTCT
- the LOC140334693 gene encoding microfibril-associated glycoprotein 4-like, with protein MWPSLTLFAFFLLIIPKACQAAKEPINQDNINICSDGCHPHDCSDVYAQGLKTDGVYLIYPGGIPTPIPVYCDMTGTDGPWTVFQKRFDGKVDFYRGWKEYKAGFGRADGEYWLGLQNIHLLTLKKTYYLRIDLVDWDNKTRYATYENFSISRLAIDPEEDGYKLYFEGFTEGYPNRPAGMENTLLCSNENQCFTTSVRLSIYLSCDCNVQISLDSADNSSHCFVLFLSWPLLFSVLWCHIEQIAFIHFF; from the exons ATGTGGCCTTCTCTGACCCTCTTCGCCTTCTTCCTCCTCATTATACCCAAAGCCTGCCAGGCTGCCAAAGAGCCGATCAACCAAGATAACA TTAATATTTGTTCCGATGGCTGTCACCCTCATGACTGCTCTGATGTGTACGCGCAAGGTCTGAAAACAGATGGAGTATATCTCATCTACCCTGGAGGAATCCCAACCCCCATACCGGTGTACTGTGATATGACCGGAACAGATGGACCTTGGACA GTCTTTCAGAAGAGGTTTGATGGAAAGGTGGACTTTTACCGAGGTTGGAAGGAGTATAAAGCCGGATTTGGAAGAGCAGATGGAGAGTACTGGTTAG GACTGCAGAACATTCACCTCCTAACCCTCAAGAAAACTTATTATCTCCGGATTGACCTGGTTGATTGGGACAATAAAACTCGTTATGCGACCTATGAAAACTTCTCCATTTCTCGTCTGGCCATTGATCCAGAAGAAGATGGCTACAAGCTTTACTTTGAGGGGTTTACTGAGGGATATCCAAACAGACCTGCTGGTATGGAAAATACTTTACTATGTTCAAATGAGAATCAATGCTTTACCACTAGTGTTAGGCTCTCTATTTACCTGTCATGTGACTGTAACGttcaaatctcattggactcTGCTGACAATAGCAGTCATTGCTTTGTGCTGTTTTTGAGTTGGCCTCTACTGTTCAGTGTGTTGTGGTGCCATATTGAACAAATTGCTTTTATTCATTTCTTCTGA
- the LOC140334694 gene encoding microfibril-associated glycoprotein 4-like — MTSSNGPWTVFQKRFDGSEDFYRGWEDYKVGFGRADSEYWLGLENIYRLTLQKAYRLRIDLTDFDNDSRFVIYNNFSLSPLSISGVAESYKLYIVGFEEGDPSKAIGDSLGSQHTMGFSTYDHDVDVGSRNCASTYKGGFWYRNCHAANLNGLYLGGNTNQYATGMTWESWRGFYYSMKTTEMKIAVNF; from the exons ATGACTTCTTCCAATGGGCCATGGACA GTATTTCAGAAAAGATTTGATGGAAGTGAGGATTTCTATCGAGGCTGGGAGGACTACAAGGTCGGATTTGGGAGAGCTGACTCAGAGTATTGGCtgg GCTTAGAAAACATCTATCGTCTCACCCTTCAGAAGGCCTACCGCTTGCGCATCGACCTCACAGATTTTGACAATGACTCTCGTTTTGTGATCTACAATAATTTCTCCCTCTCACCTCTTTCTATCTCTGGGGTAGCAGAAAGCTACAAACTCTATATTGTTGGCTTTGAAGAAGGGGATCCATCCAAGGCTATTG GTGATTCTTTGGGGAGCCAACATACCATGGGTTTCTCCACCTACGACCACGATGTAGATGTGGGTTCTAGAAACTGTGCCAGCACGTACAAGGGAGGATTCTGGTACAGAAACTGCCATGCTGCCAACCTAAATGGTTTATACCTAGGAGGTAACACCAACCAGTATGCCACTGGCATGACCTGGGAATCATGGCGGGGATTTTATTACTCCATGAAGACCACCGAGATGAAGATAGCAGTCAATTTCTGA